The Metamycoplasma cloacale genome includes a region encoding these proteins:
- a CDS encoding sigma factor-like helix-turn-helix DNA-binding protein produces the protein MNKDDRDLYIELLEKYQELLSKSQHQIMVLYYFEDLSITEIAEELAMTRSGVHDALKKGRTKLLNIYEKVK, from the coding sequence ATGAATAAAGATGACAGAGATTTATATATTGAATTATTAGAAAAATATCAAGAATTACTTTCAAAAAGTCAACACCAAATTATGGTGTTATATTATTTTGAAGATCTTTCTATAACTGAAATTGCCGAAGAACTTGCTATGACCAGAAGTGGTGTGCATGATGCTTTAAAAAAAGGAAGAACAAAACTATTGAATATATATGAAAAGGTTAAATAG